The following coding sequences lie in one Apium graveolens cultivar Ventura chromosome 3, ASM990537v1, whole genome shotgun sequence genomic window:
- the LOC141711973 gene encoding putative UDP-arabinopyranose mutase 2, whose translation MAAPSPTPLLKDELDIVIPTIRNLDFLEMWRPFFEQYHLIIVQDGDPSRTIKVPQGFDYELYNRNDINRILGPKASCISFKDSACRCFGYMVSKKKYIYTIDDDCFVAKDPSGKDINALEQHIKNLLSPSTPLFFNTLYDPYRDGADFVRGYPFSMREGVPTAVSHGLWLNIPDYDAPTQLVKPRERNTRYVDAVMTIPKGTLFPMCGMNLGFDRELIGPAMYFGLMGDGQPIGRYDDMWAGWCIKVICDHLGLGVKTGLPYIWHSKASNPFVNLKKEYKGIYWQEEIIPFFQAATLPKECTTVQQCYLELSKQVKAKLGKIDEYFIKLSDAMVTWIEAWDELNPSDAAAAADVKVKK comes from the exons ATGGCTGCTCCATCTCCCACACCCCTTTTGAAAGATGAGTTAGATATCGTGATCCCCACCATTCGAAATCTTGATTTTCTTGAGATGTGGAGGCCCTTTTTTGAACAATACCATTTGATTATTGTTCAAGATGGTGATCCTTCTAGGACTATTAAAGTGCCTCAAGGGTTTGATTATGAGTTGTATAATCGTAATGATATTAATAGGATTTTGGGTCCTAAGGCTTCTTGTATCTCTTTCAAAGACTCTGCTTGTAGGTGCTTTGGATACATGGTGTCTAAGAAGAAGTATATCTATACTATTGATGATGATTGCTTT GTTGCCAAAGATCCATCTGGAAAAGATATCAATGCACTTGAGCAGCACATCAAGAACTTGCTAAGCCCCTCAACCCCATTGTTCTTCAACACCCTGTATGACCCTTACAGAGACGGTGCTGACTTTGTCCGTGGTTATCCCTTTAGCATGCGTGAGGGTGTCCCAACAGCTGTTTCCCATGGTCTTTGGCTCAACATCCCTGATTATGATGCCCCCACTCAGCTGGTTAAGCCCCGTGAGAGGAACACGAG GTATGTTGATGCAGTGATGACCATACCGAAGGGGACTCTGTTCCCGATGTGTGGTATGAACTTGGGATTTGACCGTGAACTCATTGGCCCTGCAATGTACTTTGGACTCATGGGAGATGGTCAGCCAATTGGGCGTTACGACGACATGTGGGCTGGCTGGTGCATCAAg GTGATCTGCGACCACCTAGGTTTGGGTGTGAAGACAGGTCTGCCATACATCTGGCACAGCAAAGCAAGCAACCCCTTTGTCAACTTGAAGAAAGAATACAAAGGCATCTACTGGCAAGAGGAGATTATCCCCTTTTTCCAGGCCGCAACCCTGCCTAAGGAGTGCACCACCGTGCAACAGTGCTATCTCGAGCTTTCCAAGCAAGTGAAGGCAAAGCTTGGAAAGATTGATGAATATTTCATCAAGCTTTCAGATGCTATGGTTACCTGGATTGAAGCTTGGGATGAGTTGAACCCGTCAGatgcagcagcagcagcagaTGTTAAGGTAAAAAAGTAA